In one Paramormyrops kingsleyae isolate MSU_618 chromosome 18, PKINGS_0.4, whole genome shotgun sequence genomic region, the following are encoded:
- the LOC111838065 gene encoding N-acetyllactosaminide beta-1,3-N-acetylglucosaminyltransferase 2-like, translated as MILRMIRAKKIILAIMFMNGLAVFLYYFLRSKRDVPLAMVSQGTILEQAVANQFEPDQDNNIVSTVSEAFRQAYAQKSSYWSRRQQALLEKLDKMNMSNMTKFNKPRCNPATFEMMRANIGDFDSYSEIYKNFLIGMNCRDSQIVIDQPNKCKNLNGEGRPYLLIAIKSESGNFLQRQAIRNTWGRQGSYADSTVRTIFLLGTSSTQEPSLQRLLDFEGKYFSDLLQWDFQDTFYNRSLKDALFLEWILTHCPHVTYIFSGDDNIFINTAAIIRYLHSLTPEKAAKLYAGHINIESYPVHDPQERYYVPQSFYEGSYPAYATGAGSLLSGSLVKPLSRMSLFIPFFPFNDVYIGICLQALGVEPEMHTGFEVDMQVDDSNPCSYKDLLLTCNRNPQQILKMWKNINSPLLVC; from the coding sequence ATGATTCTAAGAATGATCAGGGCTAAAAAAATCATCCTTGCCATAATGTTCATGAACGGTCTTGCAGTTTTTCTGTACTACTTTCTCAGATCAAAGAGAGACGTTCCACTGGCGATGGTGTCACAAGGCACTATACTCGAACAGGCGGTTGCAAACCAGTTTGAACCTGATCAGGACAACAACATTGTTAGTACAGTCTCAGAAGCATTTAGGCAAGCCTATGCACAGAAATCTTCATATTGGAGCAGACGTCAACAAGCTTTATTGGAAAAGCTAGATAAGATGAATATGTCTAACATGACGAAGTTCAACAAGCCTCGGTGCAATCCTGCAACTTTTGAAATGATGCGTGCCAATATAGGAGATTTTGACTCCTATTCAGAAATATACAAGAATTTCTTGATAGGAATGAATTGCAGAGATTCTCAAATTGTGATAGATCAGccaaacaaatgcaaaaattTGAACGGGGAGGGGCGACCTTATCTTCTAATTGCCATCAAGTCGGAGTCCGGCAATTTTTTGCAGCGTCAGGCAATACGAAACACATGGGGTCGGCAGGGGTCATATGCAGATTCAACTGTGCGTACCATATTCCTCCTGGGCACAAGCTCGACACAGGAGCCCAGTTTGCAGCGTCTGTTGGACTTCGAGGGAAAATACTTTAGTGACCTGCTGCAATGGGACTTTCAAGACACTTTCTACAACCGGTCCTTGAAAGATGCCCTCTTCCTGGAGTGGATCTTGACACACTGCCCACATGTAACGTACATCTTCAGTGGAGACGATAATATCTTCATTAACACAGCAGCTATAATCCGCTATCTGCATTCCTTAACACCTGAAAAGGCCGCCAAGCTGTACGCTGGTCACATTAACATCGAGTCATATCCAGTTCATGACCCTCAGGAGAGATATTATGTCCCTCAAAGCTTCTATGAAGGCTCTTACCCGGCTTATGCCACTGGTGCTGGCTCTCTGTTGTCAGGCTCCCTGGTAAAGCCCCTCAGCAGGATGTCACTGTTCATCCCTTTCTTCCCCTTCAATGATGTCTACATAGGAATCTGCTTGCAGGCACTTGGAGTCGAACCTGAGATGCACACGGGCTTCGAGGTAGACATGCAGGTCGATGACAGCAATCCTTGTTCGTACAAAGACCTCCTGTTAACATGTAACCGGAATCCACAGCAGATACTCAAGATGTGGAAAAACATCAATAGCCCTCTGCTCGTTTGTTAA